A window from Limanda limanda chromosome 14, fLimLim1.1, whole genome shotgun sequence encodes these proteins:
- the ccna1 gene encoding cyclin-A1, protein MMTLTCVRKRFPAVGDITICRLKCSDETLNLSSSAQLRHNSKENIPPSSKGDASQAQRPKQRTVLGVLSENQQQRRSVSKGERFSRHSSVSGSSQRGCTSSSGFDVYVEEACEVVLSASGQEIVSESYHRETETAGLQNTDMRLLLGLSSSPCQESSMQSEIDDSLLSDEDLFASEYTEDIHHHLRESEMKLRAKPGHLKNHPEITSDMRVVLVDWMVEVVQEYNLRLETLHLAVNYLDRFLSGTALVQRAKLQLVGTTALLIASKYEEIYPPRLNDFVYITDSTYTKWQLIRMEHFILKVLAFKMAAPTMNQFLRLFMTVHPVSANTENLALYVAELSLMEIEPFLHYTSSIVAAAAFCLALYTVTESLWPDSLSNFTAYTMADIGPCLNELHQLFVRAENHPQQAITKKYKSSKYCHVSRITPPDTLLFP, encoded by the exons CTGAACCTCAGCTCGAGTGCCCAACTGCGGCacaacagcaaagaaaacatCCCACCTTCAAGTAAAGGAGATGCCTCCCAGGCCCAGAGGCCCAAACAGCGGACCGTGCTCGGAGTCCTGTCAGAGAATCAGCAGCAGCGCCGATCTGTCAGCAAG GGAGAGCGGTTTTCCAGACACAGTTCGGTGTCAGGCAGCTCCCAGCGTGGCTGCACCTCCAGTTCTGGCTTCGATGTATATGTCGAAGAGGCTTGTGAAGTTGTTCTTTCAGCTTCTGGTCAAGAAATAGTGTCAGAGAGTTATCACCGTGAGACTGAAACCGCCGGCCTGCAAAATACAGATATGAGACTCCTGCTGGGGCTTAGTTCAA GTCCCTGCCAGGAGTCGTCTATGCAGTCTGAGATAGACGACTCCCTGCTGTCAGACGAGGATCTGTTTGCTTCTGAGTACACAGAGGACATCCACCATCACCTGAGGGAGAGCGAA ATGAAGTTAAGGGCAAAGCCCGGCCACTTGAAGAATCATCCAGAGATCACCAGCGACATGCGCGTGGTCCTGGTGGACTGGATGGTGGAAGTCGTCCAGGAGTACAACCTTCGCCTTGAAACTCTGCACCTCGCTGTCAACTACTTGGACCGTTTTCTCTCCGGCACGGCGCTCGTCCAGCGGGCAAAGCTGCAGCTGGTCGGCACAACGGCGTTACTGATTGCTTC AAAATACGAGGAGATCTACCCCCCCAGGCTGAATGACTTTGTGTACATCACCGACAGCACCTACACCAAGTGGCAGCTGATTCGGATGgagcattttattttgaaagtgctGGCCttcaagatggcagcacccaCCATGAACCAGTTCCTTCGTCTCTTCATGACCGTCCACCCGGTCAGTGCCAACACAGAGAACCTGGCCCTG TATGTAGCTGAGTTAAGCCTGATGGAAATTGAACCCTTCCTACACTATACCTCATCCATAGTCGCAGCTGCAGCCTTCTGCCTAGCCTTGTACACTGTGACCGAATCTCTCTGG CCTGATTCCTTATCTAACTTTACTGCCTACACCATGGCTGACATTGGCCCGTGCCTAAATGAGCTCCACCAGCTCTTCGTCAGGGCAGAGAATCACCCACAACAGGCCATCACCAAGAAGTACAAGAGCTCAAA gTATTGTCACGTGTCGAGGATCACTCCACCCGACACGCTGCTTTTCCCATGA